Below is a genomic region from Gracilimonas sp..
GGCATGTGATGATCCGGAATTCCCATCACACCGATGACTTTATGGTAAACCTGGTGACCTATCAGGATGATCAGGAGGTAATGAAAAAGATGACAAAAGCCTTGCTCGATGAGTTTCCTTTCATTACCACTATTGTCAACAATGTGAATGATACCAAAAGCCCGACGGCGGTGGGCCGCTTCGAAAAAGTGCTCCACGGACCCGGGTTTATCGTGGATAAAATTGGTGAGTTTACCTTCAAGATTCACCCCAATGCATTCTTTCAGACCAATACTGCACAGGCTGAAAAACTGTATGAAATCGCCCGAGATTACGCCGAACTGAAAGACGGTGACATTGTTTACGACCTTTACTGCGGAGTAGGAACGCTGAGTCTATTCATGAGCAAACCTGCAAAGCATGTACTGGGTATTGAACTGGTAGATGTAGCCGTTGAAAACGCCCGGTTCAACGCAAAAGAAAACGAAGTGGAGAATGTTTCTTTCATCAAAGGTGATATGAAAGACGTGTTTACCCAGGATATCGTGGACGAGTATGGTGCCCCTGATGTACTGATCACCGACCCTCCCCGTGCAGGCATGCACCCCGATGTAGTAGAACGATTATGCGAATTGAAGGTGCCACGAATTGTGTATGTAAGCTGTAACAGCTCCACCATGGCACGCGATCTCAAAGAGCTGAAGGAAGTGTATGAAATTGAAGAAGTACAGCCGGTGGATATGTTCCCTCAAACCTATCACATTGAAGCAGTAGCCAAACTGAAGCTTCGGGATTAATACAAGTTGCTTCAGCCCTGGAGGACTTTGCTTGTTTATTGCAATGAATTTGGATCTTGTTAAAGATTTGAGTCGGGTTTTTGACCTGTTCAAGTACACAAGCGAAGGGGTTCACCCCTTCACAAACTGAGAATACATTTCAAATAAACAAATACCCCACCAGCCAAACGATTGGAATACTTTCCACCCAAAAAGAAGCGTAATACCTGCCCTGATTTTCACGGCTGAACCAGACCGACATCAGAAGTAACCCTAATACGCCGAAGTTCACCGGCAGATAAGAAGCGTACACATATTTCTGTAGGTAAATGAGGATTGCAATTACACCCACTAAAACCGTTCCAAGCCACTTCGTTTTCTGGACTCCCATCCATTGTGGAATGGTTAAAAGATGAGGCATATCATATTTCAAATCCCGAATCTCAAACGGCAACATGAGGACCATCACAAATAAGAATATCTCTGCACTTTGCAGAAGAACCCGCTCACTCAAAAAGCTCATGTAATGGTATTGAAGGGGCAGAACAACGGTAAACCCAACCCAGACTGCGGCTATCACAAATACCTTAATCCCCTTGAAACTCCTCAGGTTCTTTTGCCTGAAGAATGGAATAGTGTACAAAACGGTAAGCACTCCCACCACTCCCGTTGTGTACCAAATATAAGCCGGAAGTAACCGCCCAAAGTACAAGAAACCGGCGAAGCAGCCAACGGTAAAAATCCGAATGAGTAATACGTTCTTAGTAATCTCAAGGTGGTGCCGGTTAGAAATTCCGGAATACTTCACAAAGTTATACCCGCAGATGGTTCCCAGCCAAATGAAAAGTAATAACGTCGGCTCCGGCACAAAACCAAATTGCATGACCGAAAGCGCAGCAAGAGCCATTACGGCAAGCCCTACATGAATACTGCTCTGCAGATAAAAATCGAAGATAGATTGTAGAAATTTCATGGGTTGAACTTATGCATTTTCAGGAAGACTAAAACACCGGCAACCTATTTTGTCACAAATAACCATTTCAACGGTCTTTCATTTGATAGCTTAGCACTCTAATTCTTTACTACAAACAAAATGTTACCACAACCTTTTACTTGAAGAAGTCTCACTATTCTCTATATTCGCAACACTAAATAAAATAACCTGATTTCTTATGCGATTCTCTACCAAAAGCTCTGCATCCCTTTTTGTGATCCTTTTCTCGTTAATTCTGATGACATCCGGCTGCAAGATTTACTCCGAAAAAGTTTCTGAAGAAGACTACCAAAGAGCCGAAAAAATGCTTTCGGGTCATACCAATGACTTGGTTCACGGAACCATTGCCGGTGAGGAATGGCTGGATGATGACCGCCTTATTTATCGGCATTCTTTGGCTGATGGAACCGAGTTCATGGTTGCAAATCCAAGTGCTGCAACCGTGGAAAGAGCTTTTGATCACGACCGTCTCGCCGATATTCTATCCGGCATGATGAACAAGGAGGTGGAATCACTTGACCTCCCTTTCAGGAGTTTTGACTTTACCGACAATGGCGAGGCCATCACCTTTTCTGCGGATGGCAAAGAGTATCGATGTGAACTCACAGGCTACGATTGCGAAGTCACCCGCGATGAAGTACGAAACTATTGGAATGAATCGGTTTCTCCCGATAGAAAGAAATCGGTGTTTATCAGGGGGCATAACCTCTTTATGCGGAATCTTGAAACCGGTCGGGTTACTCAGCTTACCTATGATGGCCGTGAGAACTTTGGCTACGCCACCAACAATGCCGGATGGGTGAAAAGAGACGGGCCCGTAGTGTTATGGTCACCCGACTCGAAACGGATTTCCACCTTCCAGCAGGATGCCCGTGGTGTTGGAGAAATGTATTTGGCCTCCACAAAAGTAGGTCATCCCGAGCTGGAACAATGGAAATATCCCCTTCCAGGCGACAGCGTCATCTTTCGCATTCACCGTGTGGTTATAAATCTGGAACCTACCCCAAAAGTAGTCAGGCTTCAGAAAGATCCTGACCCTCAACGATCTACCATCACGGATCATATTGCAGACTGGGGAGGAAACTTTCTGGACAATGAATGGAGCAACGACAGTAACACGCTGGCTTTTGTATCGGTGTCCCGTGATCACCAGGATGTACATTTACAAACGGCCAACCCTAATACCGGCCGGGTTCAATCAGTCCTAAAAGAAGAAACAGACACCTTCTTTGAATCCGGCAATGACATGATAAACTGGCACGTGCTGCATGAAAGCAATGAGGTGATTTGGTATTCGCAGCGGGATAACTGGGGCCATTTATACCTCTATGACCTTCAAACCGGAAAACTCAAAAACCAGATTACCTCCGGCGACTGGAATGTGAATCAGGTTCGTCACGTGGATGAAGACTCCCGAACTATCTATTTCACGGGTGCGGTACGTGAGGAAGGCGATCCGTATTTTGAATATTTCTATAAAGTGAATTTTGATGGAACCGATCTCCGTCTCTTATCTCCTGAAGAAGCACACCATGAAATCGAAGTCTCTGAATCCGGAAACTACTTTGTGGATACCCGGTCCACCCCAAGCACTCCTCCGACCTCTGTTATCCGAAACATGGATGGTGAGGTGCTGGTTGAACTTGCATCGGCTGACATTTCTGAACTTCAGGCGCATGGCTGGGTACCTCCTGTTCCCTTTTCCGTAAAAGCCCGGGATGGAGAAACCGATTTATACGGATTGATGTATAAGCCTTCCAATTTCAGCTCTTCGGAGTCCTATCCCGTGCTGAACTATCTTTATCCCGGACCACAAACCGGAAGTGTTGGCAGTCGCTCTTTCCGTGCCGCCCGTTCTGACAAGCAAGCCCTGGCAGAACTCGGCTTTATTGTGGTTGAAGTGGATGCCATGGGCACGCCGGGTCGCTCTAAAGAATTTCATGACTTTTATTATGGCAACATGGGTGATAATGGTCTGCCCGATCAAATCACCATGATTGAACAGCTTGGAGAGCGTCATTCCTGGATGGATATCAGCCGTGTGGGGATTTTCGGACATTCCGGAGGTGGGTTTGCCTCTACCCGTGCCCTTTTCGCTTATCCCGGTTTCTATGATGTCGCCGTTTCAGGCGCCGGTAACCATGACAACCGAAACTATGCCGATCCATGGGGAGAGAAATGGCAGGGACTGCTCAAAGCCACCAATATTGATGGAGCTACTGACGATCAGTCCACCAACTACGACAATCAGGCTAACCAATTACTGACGGACAGCCTGGAAGGTAAGCTGCTGATCACCCATGGTACGCTCGACAGCAACGTCCCTCCTTACAACACACTGCTGGTCGTAAACGCCCTGATTGAAGCTAACAAAGACTTTGATATGATCATGTTTCCGAACCGCGGACACGGCTATTACAGCGAGGATTATATGATGAGACGGCGATGGGATTATTTTGTGGAGCATCTGAAAGGTGTGGATCCGCCGAAGGAGTATGAGTTTGGGAAGATTGACCAGTAACCAGTAACCAGTAACCAGTAACCAGTAACCAGTAAACAGTAAACAAGTTATGGCTTAGTTATGGATGCAAAGGTTAGGAGTAAATTTGAGGCGTACCCGGAGCACATCAGGTCGAAGATGGAGCGGTTGCGGGGGCTGATTTATGAGGTGGCCGGTAGCACGGAGGGCGTGGGTGAAGTGGAGGAAACGCTGAAATGGAGTGAGCCGGCTTACCTTACCAAGCGACCCAAGAGCGGAACCACCGTGCGCATAGACTGGAAGGAGAAAAGCCCGGATCAGATTGGGATGTATGTAAGCTGTAATACCTCTTTAATTGAAACCTACCGAAGCATGTTTGGTGATGAGCTGAAGTTTGAGGGAAACCGCGCCATTCTTTTACCAGTCGATACCGAACTCCCTGAAAAAGAACTTCGAATTTGCATCCAAATGGCGCTGCGGTATCATTTGGATAAATAGTCCGTCATTCCTGCGAAGGCAGGAATCCGGTAGTATGTATATGCTTCTACCCTTGTAATACAACCAGATCCCGGGCATTCGTCGCGGGATGACTTCAGATTAGCTTTCTCTTACGGCTTCACCATCGTCATTCTGGGCGAAAGCGCCTACCTATAAAGGCATGCTCATTACCCTACTCCTTTACCGTTCAGCCACTTGTAAATAATGGGTTTGTACTTTTAGAAAGAATTTTCGCACCTTAGCTTATTATAAAACCGGATATTAGGCGAACGACGGTTCGGATAACATCCCAAAATCACATTATACGAACAAGAAGGAGCAGGAAAGCGCGTAATGGCGGTTTCGGCTCATTCGCCCTAACAATACCCTCGTTCGGATAATAATATGTTAGCCAACTTTTCTTTCATTAACTTAGTTGGCACAAGCCAAAGTCTTCTAAATTAGTTTAGGCTGATATGAAAATATGGATCACAATTTTTTTTCTAATAGGCTTCCACTGTACCGGGTTTGCACAAAGCAATGATTGGATAAATTATACCAATGGTAACGAAATAAGAGATATAGTCGAGACTGAAAATAGTTATTGGATTGGTACGAATGGTGGGTTGGTCGAAATCAATAAATCAGATGATGAAACAATTTTCTACAATGTCTCAAATTCTGATCTGCCCGGTAACACAATATGGGCTTTAACATACAATGAAAATGGTGATTTATGGGTTGGCACTGAACGGGGATTGGTGTTAATCAATAATGGAGAATGGCAGGTGTTTGATACATCAAATTCAGGGCTGCCGCATAACCACGTTAGAGAAATTGCGATTGAAACGAATGGGGATAAATGGATAGCTACAAGGAATGGTTTGGCTCATTACAATGATTCAGAGTGGATTATTTATAATAGTGAGAATTCAGCTTTACCTGGAAATGATATCGCTGAAATAGCTATTAATCAAAGCAATGAAAAATGGATAGGTGCCAGTGGACTGGTTATGTTTGATGATGTACAGTGGCAGGTCTACAATTCAGAGAACAGTGAATTGCCAAATAATTTAATTTTATCGATTGATTTCGATAGTGAACAACAAGTGTGGGTTGGCACGGGCAGTGGCTTAGCCAAATATAATGGGGAAAGCTGGGAGATCTTTAAAACAGATAATTCAGGACTACCCCATAATACCGTAAGAAAAATTCTTATAAAAGATAACATAAAATGGTTTGGCACTTGGGGTGGCGGAGTAGCCAAATTTGAAGAAAATGGGTGGCAGGTTTTTGATCCTTCAAATTCCGGGTTGTCTGGAGATCTTATCTATTCACTATTAATAGACAGTAATGGAGATCTATGGTCCGGAACAATTCGCAATGGGCTAAACCGATTTGATGGATCAAATTGGATATCTCCGGTAACCTCTAACTCCGGTCTGCCTTCTAATGAAATAAGAAATATGGTAATAGATCAAAGTGGAGATAAATGGATTAGCACAGGCGCGGTTGGTATTGTAAATGGGTTGATACATTTCGATAATTCTACCTGGCACCAATATACAACCACAAATTCCGGTTTGGCCGACGATTATGTACAAGCGATAGCTACAGATCAGCAAGATGATCTGTGGATTGGTACAGAAAACGGTCTGAATCATTTTGATGGAGAAAACTGGCAGACATACAATTCTGACAACTCCGGTTTCCTTTATAATTTTGTCTCCTCAATTGCGGTTGATGACAAGGATACGAAATGGATAGCAACACACGGTAGTATAGCACGACTGAAGGATGGAGAGTGGACATATTATAATGAAGAGAATACAAACATTTCGATGGGTGATATAAATATTATAGCAACAGGTGTAGATGATATAATCTGGGCAGGTACCACTTATGGACTGGCTCATTTTGATGGGTTAGATTGGCATGAAGGGAATTACGGGGAATCAGCCACGCAAGGTCTTATCAGCTCTATCACATCGGATAGTATTGGTAATATTTGGGTAGGCCTTACTCAGGGCATGCCTGGCCACGGATTTGGTGGGGATGGGTTAGGTTTTTATAATGGTACCGATTGGCAGATTTACAGGTCTTCAAATTCGGAATTACCCAATGACTGGATAAATACAACCACCATTGATGTTAACAATAGCTTATGGGTTGGCACCGGAAATGGGTTGGTTCGGATAACGGAGGACAATCAATGGCAGGTTTTCAATCATTCCAATTCTGGCTTACCGGACAACAATATTAAATCAATTGCAATTGATGATAACGGGGATGTTTGGGTGGGTACTGACGGAGGTATTGCTGTTTATAAAAATGGTATCACCGTATCTGTAGCTGATCAGAAAGCAATTGAAATTCCTGGCTCAGTAGTTCTCCATCAAAACTATCCCAATCCATTCAATCCCTCTACAAATATACAGTTTACACTTCCGCAAAGCAGTCACGTGAAATTAGAAGTTTTCAATTCTACCGGACAATTGGTTTCTACGCTGCTCGATCAGACAAAGACAGGCGGTAAACACTCAGTACAATTTGATGCGAGCAATTTATCAAGTGGATTATACATTTATAGATTAACTACGTCAGGTAAACAATTGACTCGAAAATTTATCTTTGTAAAATAAAATTGGTGGCTAACAATGTGTTTTAAATCGGACACGGACGGGATTCGATGAAACTTGATTGCCAGGAATTAATTTTGCTACTTCAATAAAATTATAATCCCCGCGCCGCTTATTTGCCAAACCGTTATGCCTCCCTCCCCACAATAAATAGTGCTTGATTAAGTTAACATAATTGTTAACATTTCTTCAGTGAAAGAAATCAAATTTTATAAAACTCAGTATGGCAAAGTTCCGGTTAAAGAGTTTTTGGATTCATTGCCATCCAAACACGCTCAAAAGGTTACTTGGGTTCTTGAGTTAGTAGAAAAATTAGACCAGGTTCCCGTTCAATATTTTAAAAAGCTCAAAAGTACCGATGATATTTGGGAAGTTCGGGCACGAATTGGATCACATAGTTTTCGTTTGCTTGGTTTTATAGATGATGATGCGTTTGTCATACTAACGAATGGATTTTCTAAAAAATCACAAAAAACACCTAAACAGGAAATCGAGGTAGCTGAACAGCGAAAAGCCGATTATCTATCTCGTAAAGGAGGAACATAAGATGAGTGATCTTCAAGCATATATCAGTGAAAGAAAAAAATCAGATCCCGATTTTGCCGAAGGATATGAAGAAGGATTCCGAAATTTTAAAATTGGTGTGCTTCTGAAACAAGCCCGGGAAAAAGCGGGGCTTACTCAGGATGAAGTAGCTCAGCAGTTAAATACCAAAAAGACCGCCGTATCCCGAATTGAAAATCATGCGGAGGATATTCGCCTGTCCACTCTTGAGAAGTATGCCAAAGCATTTGGAAAGAAACTTAGAGTCGAACTCGTAGATTGAGGGAGATATAACCAGCCTTTCCCCTCATTCCCAACAACCCTGTTGGGAATGCTATAGTGGACCACCCGGTCCACCCCGCAAAAGCATGTAAGCTAAACACACCATCAACCAGCAAATATGGTAACCGGAATCAAGCCCTCCCGGCCCAGGTAATTTCCTGCAGATGAATACCTCCAGTCATCCGGAGCATTCACCCAACCCGCCTTTACAGGATTCTGATGAATGTATTCAATCTTCTGGGCCATCATCTCTGTCGTACTGAGTTGCTTTGGATGTAGCCCCTCTTCCCACACTTGATAGGTGCGGTGTCTTTTATAAGACCGTTTGCATTCTTTCAACTTCTGCAACCACCGGGAATGTCCATTCCGCTTTAACGCCTCCAGTATCTGCCGCGCAGCATAGGATTTTGTAAGCCTGAGCTTTTTTGATAATTGCTCCCCTGTACCACCGCATGAAAGTGATCAGGCATGATTACATACGCATATACCTTCACTGACCTCATATTTTGCAGCACCATAAACTGTTCAAGTAATACCTGAGCAACTTGAGGTTTTGAAAATAGCGGAAGCTCTTCCAATAAGGTACTGCTGACAAAGTACGGGTAGTGTGATTCATAAAATTTGTATCGGCTTCGTCCCATTGTTTCTTTTTTACCAGTTAGAAGGCAAAGAATGGAACTCCTTACAAAATAATTCTAAATCAGGACCGGGAGGTCCGGGCGGGCGTTCCCAACAGGGATGTTGGGAACGAGAGCTAACTGTTTTCCGGTTAAGATCCTTCGGAAGTATCCTCAGGATGACTCTTTCCCCTTTAAGTTGTCATCCTGAGCAGCTGGCCTACATTCTGTAAAGCGTAGTCACCACAACTCCTCTCCATTCCTTTGCGGGAACAACCAACCATTGTTCTTCTTTCTTAACCCGAAGGTTAAACGGTGGTGCCAGTAAATTAACCCCGCTCCTCTTTTTGAGCCGGGTTCCCTGACCTGAAATAATATTTTTATTGGGTTCAAAATCGCCTTCGGGCAGGTGCTCGGTTAAAATGATATACTCATAGTTACACAGCTTACTCACAATACGCTGAATCTCCGCATTCGACAGATGCTGCAAAACCTGTCTCAGGATCACACAATCTCCAGGCGGCCAATCATCTTCGGCAATATCCAGGCAACGGAATTCCAGATGGTCGGCATTGAACTTCTTTCTGTTTCGTTCAATGAGATCAGCTACGATATCTACCGCCACATACTTCTTTGTATGCTTTACCAGCTCCTTCCCTACGTTGAAGTCGCCACATCCCAGATCACAAACCACCAGGGGTTCTTCAAAAGAACGCAAAAAAGAAGCCACAGCCTCTACGTAAGGTTCAACCAACTCCGGATGATGCGAACCGGTTCCGGAATAAAAATCCATATTCTCTCCACCCCACAGATTCTTTTGATACACCTGCTCCATGGCATCTTTGGTGGGCCAGGGCTTTTTAGATCGATTTGGGTTTTGTTTACTCATGGAAGTAATGGTAATCATTATACCTTTGGGATGCATCTGGCTGAGACCTTCGCCTCTTGTATGTATAGAATTAATTTTGCTAATTCTATGGAATAATTTTCTCATACCGTTTTACCTGTACGTAATGATCCGCCCCGTTCAACCCAAAGACATCCCTGAAATCACGAACATCTACAACTACTACATCAGGGAAACGACCGTCACTTTTGAAGAAGATGAAGTCAAAGCAGAGGATATTGCTTCCAGGATTAACAAAGTAGAATCAGCCGGACTCCCCTGGCTGGTGGCTGAAGTTCAAAAAGAGATTGTGGGTTATGCTTATGCCACCAAATGGAAAGAGCGCTCAGCATACCGGCATTCGGTGGAAATATCTGTTTATGTTGATCACAATAAACAGGGAAACGGCTGGGGAACCAAACTCTATCAGGCATTATTCACTGAACTTCAAAAGAAGAACATTCATCTTGCCATTGGCGGCATCACCTTACCGAATGATGCCAGCATCGCCCTCCACGAAAAGTTTGGGATGGAGAAAGTGGCTCATTTCAAAGAAATAGGCTTCAAATTCGGGCAATGGCTGGATGTGGGGTATTGGCAGAAAAGGTTGTAAGCAGCTGTTACCGTTATGCGAAGCGGGACTTCCCTAAATGAGGTATAATTCAAATGATACCAGCTAATCCTCTTCGTTTGTGGGATCGATCATGGTTTTAACCTCAGTAATTTCAACCACCGATGCTCCGCTTCGTTCTGCATGTTCATGAATGATTTCTTCATTCTTGGCAATATAGACGCAGTGTGTTCCATTCTCTCTAACATAGCTATGAAGCCATTGTATATCCGGGCCGAGCTCATTCAACACCTTATTTGAATGTATGGCTACCTCTTGCAATTCTTCTTTTGTCATGCTTCCTATTCCGGGTATATCGCGCTTAATTACATATTTTGGCATAGTCTTATTCGTCTTTATGTTTGATGATTCATGTTCGTATGGCTAATATGTGTGTTCATCAGAACTTAGAAAAGAGGCAGAGTTGACTTATTAGCAGGGTGATTTTGCCAAAACTAACTATATGCTTGATGTCGCAGTTATTTTTTTGGAAGGCGGAACCCCTTCAACAGCCGTCACACCGGTAGAAATATTGAGTAGTGCAGGTTATCTGTATGAAACCTTACAGGGCAAAGAGGGAAAACGAAAATTTAATGTCAGAACAGCTTCACTGACGGGTAAAAGTGTTCAAACGTTATCGACCCTGAAGTTAGATCCCGATTATTCTATCAATGAAATAGATTCCCCGGACTTGATAGTTGTTTCCGCAGGGGGAGGTGACCTCGATACAGAATGCCGGAGAAATGCCAAACTCCCTTCCCTCCTTCAAAAAGCCTATGAGAATGGTACCGCTATAGCCGGTGTTTGCTCCGGCGTCGTTCAGCTTGCCGAAGCAAAGCTTTTAGATGGACGACCGGCTACAACACATTGGGCTTTGGTGGAAGAATGCAGAAATCGTTATCCAAAAGTGAATTGGCAACCTGAACGTTATATCACAGAAAATGACCGGGTTTTCTGCAGTGGCGGAGTTTACAGCGGAGTAGATTTATGTCTGTATTTAGTGGAGAAATATTGTGGCCATCAGATTGCAATGCAAACAGCAAGAGCCCTTTTAGTTAGGACCCCCCGTGTTTGGCAAGCTGGTTATACAGCAGAAACCCCTCAAATTAATCATGAGGATGAAAAAATTCGAGACCTGCAGGAATGGCTGTTCAAGAGTTACAGTGAAGATATCAAAGTAGCCGACCTGGCAGAACGAACCAATATGAGTCAGCGTAATTTCATGCGCCGTTTTAAAGCAGCAACCGGTGAAACTCCGATCAGCTATATACAGCAATTGCGTATTAATGCAGCCAGGCATTTGCTTGAAAATGACCTCAAAAGAGTCCGGGAGGTGAGCCGGAAAGTTGGTTATGAGGACGTGAACTTCTTTCGTAAACTATTCAAGCGTTATACAGGATTGACGCCTACAAACTACCGGGACCGCTTTTCCGTAAACACTCTTAATGGTATTACCTATAGTAACAAGACTCAACATCATTGAATCCTTCCTTTTGCAATATTCTCTTTCTTCAATTGTACATCCATCACGAACCGGGTATCTTTTATTCTACACCTGAAGTAAGGACGACCTTACCGCTCTTTCCCACAATGAGGACGGCCTCAGCAAATATATAATATCATGTCCTGGATTTATTTATTGGTTGCCGGTTTATTTGAAATAGGCTGGGCAATTGGACTTAAGTATACCGAAGGCTTTACCAAATTCTGGCCTTCTGTTTTTACCGGAGTCTCCATGATTGTAAGCATTACCTTATTGGGCGTTGCTTTGAAAAATTTACCCATTGGAACTGCTTACACCATATGGACCGGCATCGGAGCAATCGGAACTGTCATTCTCGGCATTTATTTATTTGATGAACCCGCCACTGCTGCCAGGTTTTTCTTTATCAGCCTGATTCTCATAGGTATTGTCGGATTGAAACTCATACATGAATAGGACTGGCTTCGAAACGCAACATGGTGCCTGCTTTTACCTCTTGTTTATAACCTATTAATTCCGCTAATTCCATTCAGGTTAGTAATTTAATAAGCAGACATGGCTTTTGATGAGGGTTTGGCAGAACGGGTGCGGAACTTGCTGCATGATCAAAACAATGTTGTAGAGAAGAAAATGTTTGGAGGGCTCTGCTTCATGGTTTCAGGTCATATGCTGGTTGGCGTTTTGAAGAATGAACTGATGGCAAGAGTTGGCCCCGTTCAATATGATGAATACCTGACGAAACCACATGCCCGGAAAATGGATTTTACCGGACGTGCCATGACGGGTATGATTTATGTTTCACCTGAAGGTCTGCAAAAAGACCCCGATTTAAAGTTTTGGATAGATACCTGTCTGTCGTTTACCTCTACACTCACTCCAAAATCATAGACATTATGCAGGAACCTCGCATCGTCACTATTTCAGATATAAAACTCATTGGCAAGCACATTCAAACCAGCCTTGAAGAAAACAAAACAGCTGAGCTTTGGAAATCTTTTCATCCGGAAGTAAAAAACATCCGGAACAATACAGGATCAGGT
It encodes:
- the rlmD gene encoding 23S rRNA (uracil(1939)-C(5))-methyltransferase RlmD: MSLKKGQEVELEIIDAAFKGKGLAKVDGLAVFVPNTTPGDKVKARIIKKKKKHREAKLLEVLEPSPHRIEPKCRHAKVCGGCSWQHIPYKKQIEFKSQQVRDHIERIGHLDGSIVKEGLGADEEFYYRNKMEYSISSRRWLTEEEIRRDEYVDDSAFAAGLHAPGRFDKILNLKECHLQVKESFEILDFVRSYCIEHGIQPYDTFENTGFMRHVMIRNSHHTDDFMVNLVTYQDDQEVMKKMTKALLDEFPFITTIVNNVNDTKSPTAVGRFEKVLHGPGFIVDKIGEFTFKIHPNAFFQTNTAQAEKLYEIARDYAELKDGDIVYDLYCGVGTLSLFMSKPAKHVLGIELVDVAVENARFNAKENEVENVSFIKGDMKDVFTQDIVDEYGAPDVLITDPPRAGMHPDVVERLCELKVPRIVYVSCNSSTMARDLKELKEVYEIEEVQPVDMFPQTYHIEAVAKLKLRD
- a CDS encoding DPP IV N-terminal domain-containing protein, whose translation is MRFSTKSSASLFVILFSLILMTSGCKIYSEKVSEEDYQRAEKMLSGHTNDLVHGTIAGEEWLDDDRLIYRHSLADGTEFMVANPSAATVERAFDHDRLADILSGMMNKEVESLDLPFRSFDFTDNGEAITFSADGKEYRCELTGYDCEVTRDEVRNYWNESVSPDRKKSVFIRGHNLFMRNLETGRVTQLTYDGRENFGYATNNAGWVKRDGPVVLWSPDSKRISTFQQDARGVGEMYLASTKVGHPELEQWKYPLPGDSVIFRIHRVVINLEPTPKVVRLQKDPDPQRSTITDHIADWGGNFLDNEWSNDSNTLAFVSVSRDHQDVHLQTANPNTGRVQSVLKEETDTFFESGNDMINWHVLHESNEVIWYSQRDNWGHLYLYDLQTGKLKNQITSGDWNVNQVRHVDEDSRTIYFTGAVREEGDPYFEYFYKVNFDGTDLRLLSPEEAHHEIEVSESGNYFVDTRSTPSTPPTSVIRNMDGEVLVELASADISELQAHGWVPPVPFSVKARDGETDLYGLMYKPSNFSSSESYPVLNYLYPGPQTGSVGSRSFRAARSDKQALAELGFIVVEVDAMGTPGRSKEFHDFYYGNMGDNGLPDQITMIEQLGERHSWMDISRVGIFGHSGGGFASTRALFAYPGFYDVAVSGAGNHDNRNYADPWGEKWQGLLKATNIDGATDDQSTNYDNQANQLLTDSLEGKLLITHGTLDSNVPPYNTLLVVNALIEANKDFDMIMFPNRGHGYYSEDYMMRRRWDYFVEHLKGVDPPKEYEFGKIDQ
- a CDS encoding DUF1801 domain-containing protein, encoding MDAKVRSKFEAYPEHIRSKMERLRGLIYEVAGSTEGVGEVEETLKWSEPAYLTKRPKSGTTVRIDWKEKSPDQIGMYVSCNTSLIETYRSMFGDELKFEGNRAILLPVDTELPEKELRICIQMALRYHLDK
- a CDS encoding two-component regulator propeller domain-containing protein, translating into MKIWITIFFLIGFHCTGFAQSNDWINYTNGNEIRDIVETENSYWIGTNGGLVEINKSDDETIFYNVSNSDLPGNTIWALTYNENGDLWVGTERGLVLINNGEWQVFDTSNSGLPHNHVREIAIETNGDKWIATRNGLAHYNDSEWIIYNSENSALPGNDIAEIAINQSNEKWIGASGLVMFDDVQWQVYNSENSELPNNLILSIDFDSEQQVWVGTGSGLAKYNGESWEIFKTDNSGLPHNTVRKILIKDNIKWFGTWGGGVAKFEENGWQVFDPSNSGLSGDLIYSLLIDSNGDLWSGTIRNGLNRFDGSNWISPVTSNSGLPSNEIRNMVIDQSGDKWISTGAVGIVNGLIHFDNSTWHQYTTTNSGLADDYVQAIATDQQDDLWIGTENGLNHFDGENWQTYNSDNSGFLYNFVSSIAVDDKDTKWIATHGSIARLKDGEWTYYNEENTNISMGDINIIATGVDDIIWAGTTYGLAHFDGLDWHEGNYGESATQGLISSITSDSIGNIWVGLTQGMPGHGFGGDGLGFYNGTDWQIYRSSNSELPNDWINTTTIDVNNSLWVGTGNGLVRITEDNQWQVFNHSNSGLPDNNIKSIAIDDNGDVWVGTDGGIAVYKNGITVSVADQKAIEIPGSVVLHQNYPNPFNPSTNIQFTLPQSSHVKLEVFNSTGQLVSTLLDQTKTGGKHSVQFDASNLSSGLYIYRLTTSGKQLTRKFIFVK
- a CDS encoding type II toxin-antitoxin system RelE/ParE family toxin translates to MKEIKFYKTQYGKVPVKEFLDSLPSKHAQKVTWVLELVEKLDQVPVQYFKKLKSTDDIWEVRARIGSHSFRLLGFIDDDAFVILTNGFSKKSQKTPKQEIEVAEQRKADYLSRKGGT
- a CDS encoding helix-turn-helix transcriptional regulator produces the protein MSDLQAYISERKKSDPDFAEGYEEGFRNFKIGVLLKQAREKAGLTQDEVAQQLNTKKTAVSRIENHAEDIRLSTLEKYAKAFGKKLRVELVD
- a CDS encoding class I SAM-dependent methyltransferase, coding for MSKQNPNRSKKPWPTKDAMEQVYQKNLWGGENMDFYSGTGSHHPELVEPYVEAVASFLRSFEEPLVVCDLGCGDFNVGKELVKHTKKYVAVDIVADLIERNRKKFNADHLEFRCLDIAEDDWPPGDCVILRQVLQHLSNAEIQRIVSKLCNYEYIILTEHLPEGDFEPNKNIISGQGTRLKKRSGVNLLAPPFNLRVKKEEQWLVVPAKEWRGVVVTTLYRM
- a CDS encoding arsinothricin resistance N-acetyltransferase ArsN1 family B — protein: MIRPVQPKDIPEITNIYNYYIRETTVTFEEDEVKAEDIASRINKVESAGLPWLVAEVQKEIVGYAYATKWKERSAYRHSVEISVYVDHNKQGNGWGTKLYQALFTELQKKNIHLAIGGITLPNDASIALHEKFGMEKVAHFKEIGFKFGQWLDVGYWQKRL